Proteins from a genomic interval of Candidatus Methanoperedens sp.:
- a CDS encoding DNA methyltransferase, translating into MHNIAEFAEEMRKVALECMRVLKPNKHCAILIGDTRRNKHFVPITPRVLMSFLEAGLILREDIIKLQWKMKSTREKWFGKKYDFYLIGHEHLYVFRKPDAGERVTRFRESMKWW; encoded by the coding sequence GTGCACAACATCGCTGAGTTTGCCGAGGAGATGCGGAAAGTCGCGCTTGAATGCATGCGCGTGCTCAAGCCCAATAAGCACTGCGCCATCCTGATAGGCGATACGCGGCGCAACAAGCATTTCGTGCCCATCACGCCGCGGGTGCTGATGAGCTTTCTTGAGGCAGGGCTCATCCTGCGCGAGGATATAATCAAGCTGCAGTGGAAGATGAAGAGCACAAGGGAGAAGTGGTTCGGGAAAAAATATGACTTCTATCTGATAGGGCATGAGCACCTCTATGTGTTCAGGAAGCCGGATGCGGGGGAGAGGGTGACGAGGTTCAGGGAGAGCATGAAGTGGTGGTAG
- a CDS encoding PIN domain-containing protein has protein sequence MILIDSSVFLKHFLEGDAKAHDFLKNAKDKAVICDIIVNEVIYILMKQYVVNRYDLKHYDAIDHLKKPDIFQEAFDNALVFIKLIKAIDCEVLPDARYFEMMDIMGKYNLLPNDALIAATCRAYGISRVASFDSDLKNLDFIELIEL, from the coding sequence CATTTTCTTGAAGGTGATGCAAAAGCGCATGATTTTTTGAAAAACGCTAAAGACAAAGCGGTTATTTGTGATATTATTGTAAATGAAGTTATATATATTTTAATGAAACAATACGTTGTCAATAGATACGATTTAAAACACTACGATGCTATTGATCATCTCAAGAAACCAGATATTTTCCAGGAAGCATTTGACAATGCGCTTGTTTTTATAAAATTGATAAAAGCCATTGATTGCGAAGTACTACCCGATGCGAGATACTTTGAAATGATGGATATTATGGGAAAATATAACCTTCTTCCGAATGATGCTTTGATCGCTGCGACATGCAGAGCCTATGGAATATCCAGGGTTGCATCTTTTGACAGCGATTTAAAAAATTTGGATTTCATAGAGCTTATTGAATTATAA
- a CDS encoding class I SAM-dependent methyltransferase, translated as MGVDINPDAVMVARNRLDFVYKPLDAEYKVPEIRTYTGDARSLDLIESESVDLIATHPPYASIIPYSHDREGDLFIKRGVCKAYPNTAQAEVSAFKRAQHR; from the coding sequence GTGGGTGTGGATATCAACCCGGATGCTGTCATGGTGGCGCGCAACAGGCTGGATTTTGTTTACAAGCCGCTGGATGCCGAGTATAAAGTACCTGAGATCAGGACATACACGGGAGACGCGCGCTCGCTTGACCTGATAGAGAGCGAGTCCGTTGACCTCATCGCCACCCACCCTCCCTATGCCAGCATCATCCCCTATTCCCATGATCGCGAGGGCGACCTTTTTATCAAACGAGGGGTATGCAAAGCATACCCCAACACTGCGCAAGCCGAAGTTTCGGCTTTCAAGCGTGCACAACATCGCTGA